GCGGGATCCCCGGTACCCTGACCGCGGGCTTCGGGATCGCCCAGAGTTCCTTTACCCGCCGGGCCTCGGGCAACACAGGCAGTATAAAAAGTATTGATTAAAGTTACTTCGCAACCTGATAACATCTGACGTGTTGCCTCTGCTGAGTGGGATTTGTTCTTCCTTGTTTGGCGTGTATATGTCACATATGGTTAAATGTGGATTCCTtctagcaataataataataataatgctttgtTGTTCAGCTGGCTAGAGATTTGCTACATCCGTCcttggaagaggaaaagaaaaagcataaaaagaaacGGCTAGTTCAAAGCCCAAATTCCTATTTTATGGATGTAAAATGTCCAGGTAAAAATGTCTAATCTTAATTCCTTTCCCaaggaaaatttctttcttttcttttccttttttcttttcttttctttcttttttaagattttatttatttatttatgagagagacaaagagagaggcagagacagagaagcaggctccatgcagggagcccgatgtcggacttgatcccgggtctccaggatcacaccctgggccaaaggcaggcgccaaaccgctgagccacccgggcgtcccaaggaaaatttctttttctttttctttttttttttttttttttttttagattttattcatttgttagagacagagagaggcagagacgcggGCAGAGGGACtcatcccagtctccaggatcacgccctgggctgaaggcggtgctaaaccgctgagccaccggggctgcccccaaggaAAATTTCTAAAGGATCGCTTGTGTGGTGTGTAGATTTAGATAACAGTAGGACCTTTTGTTGAGTAGAAGTAGAATCACAGAATTGGAAACGTCAAAAGGGACATTTTCCTAATAAACTATTCAAACCATTGGAGAAACACTCGGGGGAGGGGTGGTGAAGATGAGACTCCAAAGGGGATACCCCATTTGACTTACTCTTGAAGTGGTCAGGTGGTTCAGATGATGAGTTTTCTTTCTCATGATGCAGTGAGAAGCATGTCGATTCTTGAGTGTTCAGCAGTGCTGCTGGGTGTTTGGTGGCCGTTAGCCCTAAGTAGCTGCTGAGCGCTTGAAATGTGGCCAAAGTggaaaatactctttatgtggaaaATATACACTGGGATTTTAAGATACAGCGCACAGACATTAAAAACCATACCAATTACCTGTTGAAATGGtaataatattttggaaatgcTAAGTTcaagaaaatacattattaattCCACCTGTTGGCTTTTGTAAACTTTTTTATTGTGACTCCTAGAAAAGTTTAAGTTAAATGTGTGACTTACTGTTGCACAGCACCTAAGTTCTTAATCTTTTACAAGGTCTTTACTAGAAGTATggtgaaaaatattctttattttcttccacttttcaCTTTTAATGGTGCCTTTTTTCTAGGTTGCTACAAGATCACCACGGTTTTCAGCCATGCCCAGACGGTGGTTCTTTGTGTAGGCTGTTCAACCGTGTTGTGCCAGCCGACGGGAGGAAAGGCCAGACTCACAGAGGGTATGTCTTTTGGCCTTTTCTCACCCAGTCATGAGGTTTTATGGTTATAAATGTCTACCTTTACTAAAAACTagtttaaaagaaatcttaaattcattattaccaaaaatatttttttatcctcaTTGTATGCTCTTTCAGTAACGAGTACCCTGCTCAAATAGAGGAGCTTATACTTTTGGCTTTGCAAGGAACTCATTTAAGTGATTATTGTTTTTCTTAGTGTGGAACACCTAATTCTTTTCTAGTCAGTCATATAGTTTGCTTAACTTGGAATATTAAACTTAGGTCAGGATGGagcaaaagaatatatacaataggacaatggatttttaaaaccatggaatttaaaaaattatcttctaaatGTTTTGTTTCACATGTATTTGACACATTTGACTGAAGATAGTTTTTATCATTACTAGCTAAGCAACAGATAACCAAGGTATAAATTAAAATGCCAGATGTTTGATTTCTCTGAGCACCTACTTAATGGTtacataaaaatctcattttattataattattttttttttaagattttaagtaatttctacacccaacatgagctCAGACTTAAAACCCTCGAGATCGAGAATTGCAGGCTCTGAACCAGCTAGGTCACCCTAAAAATCCCATTTCAATTCCTCTTTTTTgtccagtaagaaaaaaatagtttacatatattattttccatagtagtACTTACAGATTTATAATTCCATAATGGTATTTGAAATTTGGTTGTGATATTTTGGGGAGTTGTGAATTCCATATTCTCCCCAGAAGAGTTATAAGTAGATTGGTAATGAATccaagatctattttttttttttttttcccaagatctATTTTGTGTGACCTGGTGAGATCTAAGTATGAAGTTGGCATATAATATTTAAGTACAGTATTGCTCTCAAAAGTATACTTGTAagattttttaaacctttatatcatgtcatgatcttggagttttGTGCCAATGGATGATTAATAGGGTATTAGAGTTTTCCTGGCAGACTTGAAGAGAATTCTAATCAAAATTAGTTTCTTAGGAAAGTAATTCAGAATAATTCCTAAAAATTAAGATTGCATTTTCTGACCGCTTGCATTAAAGTTGTAACTATTGAAATTAGGTCATAGTCTTATATAGACCAATATAGCATTTGGGAAACAAGAATAACAGTCATAGTCACATcagaataaattcaaatatacaaGATTTATTATAGTCAATTTCTGGCATAAAAGAGTAAATAAcctatattatgaatattaatctAATATTCCTAAAACTtagtttttttacttaaaaagtaCTTTTTGTCATTAAAACTATAGCAGAGGTAGAGTACATGTGTGTTTAACATGTTTCTGTGGTTCCTTTGCAGGCTGTTCATTTAGAAGAAAGCAACACTAATGATCTGCACAACCTCTCGAATTTGTGTTACATCGCAGAAAGCCTTATCAGTTCAGTAATTCCAGTTAATCTACCAAGATAAtgtaattatgtttaattttgtaaggtTTACAACAGTGATCTCCTATTTTGGTGTCAGTTTTTCAATAAAGTTTTGATTATGGGCAaattccccttttccttttttttttttttaagtgtgtgtgaatatgctatatgtgtatatatgctgTGTGTGAA
This portion of the Vulpes lagopus strain Blue_001 chromosome 2, ASM1834538v1, whole genome shotgun sequence genome encodes:
- the RPS27L gene encoding 40S ribosomal protein S27-like; amino-acid sequence: MPLARDLLHPSLEEEKKKHKKKRLVQSPNSYFMDVKCPGCYKITTVFSHAQTVVLCVGCSTVLCQPTGGKARLTEGCSFRRKQH